In Perca fluviatilis chromosome 18, GENO_Pfluv_1.0, whole genome shotgun sequence, one genomic interval encodes:
- the vps18 gene encoding vacuolar protein sorting-associated protein 18 homolog, with protein sequence MASILDEYEDSQNTRQSAQQHSRLSTANIGITHSGFVNVRLEEEKPIFNKQRIDFTPPERINHLVVCNNQLCMSLGKDTLLRIDLAKPDQPNQIELGRKDESKVHRLFLDPTGSHLLICLSTSECLYLNRNTQKVRSLSRWRGHLIESVGWNKLLGNETITGPILVGTSQGIIFEAEISATEGSLFNTNPDQYFRQVHSVDEDGKPAPVCCLEVERGLENKYFIIATTRKRLFQFVGKVAEGSEQQGFSSIFSQNQDLLPSFQEFPANMGYSEITFYTSKLRTCPKAFAWMMGNGVLYGQLDYVRPDSLLSDVQVWDYTPDIDLSLNKPISIVLTQFHFLLLLHDRVKAICTLNGQVVYEDVFPDKFGALKKMIKDPVGGLVWIYTERAVFRYHIQRESRDVWQMYMSMTKFDLAKEYCRDRPECMDMVLAKEAEHCFQNKRYLESAKCYALTQNYFEEIALKFIEAKQEEALKEFLLKKLNNLKPSERTQITLLVTWLAELYLNRLGQLESDGNSVILQETRDEFRQFLSSAKHKDCLFNNRSTIYDLLASHGNVDDMVYFSVVMQDYERVISHYCQHDDYSAALDVLSKHCDEKLFYKFSPVLMQHIPKKVVDAWIQMGKRLDPKKLIPALMNYSQMGSTQQISETIRYMEFCVYELTVTEEAIHNYLLSLYAKYKPDSLLWYLEQAGTHASEIHYDLKYALRLCAENGYLRACVLVYRIMELYEEAVDLALQVDVDLAKSCADLPEDDEELRKKLWLKIARHVVQEEKDVKKAMNCLSSCNLLKIEDILPFFPDFVTIDHFKEAICSSLEEYNQHIEELKQEMEEATESAKRIREDIQEMRNKYGVVDSQEKCASCDFPLLNRPFYLFLCGHMFHYDCLFQEVTPHLTVYKQSRLEELQKKLAATTQSSKSRHRPAPKDEGDTSSLGKGNAGTSREQIKSDMDDIIASECVYCGELMIKSIDKPFIDPQKFEDEKSSWL encoded by the exons ATGGCTTCAATTCTTGATGAGTACGAGGACTCGCAGAACACCAGGCAAAGTGCGCAGCAGCACAGCCGCTTGTCAACAGCCAACATCGGCATAACACATTCAG GTTTTGTGAATGTGAGACTTGAGGAAGAGAAACCGATATTCAACAAGCAGAGGATCGATTTTACACCGCCTGAGAGGATAAACCACCTTGTTGTCTGCAACAATCAGCTATGCATGAGTCTGGGAAAGGACACCCTGCTGAG gattgattTGGCCAAGCCAGATCAGCCTAATCAGATTGAACTGGGAAGGAAAGATGAAAGTAAAGTGCACAGACTGTTCCTGGACCCCACCG GCTCCCATCTGCTGATCTGCCTGAGCACCAGTGAGTGTCTGTACCTTAACAGGAACACGCAGAAGGTGCGCAGTCTGTCCCGCTGGAGAGGCCACCTCATCGAGAGCGTGGGCTGGAACAAGCTGCTGGGCAATGAGACCATCACGGGACCCATCCTGGTTGGCACAAGTCAAGGCATTATCTTTGAGGCTGAGATCTCTGCCACTGAAGGCAGCCTGTTCAACACCAATCCTGATCAATACTTCAGACAG GTCCACTCTGTGGATGAGGATGGGAAGCCAGCACCAGTCTGCTGCCTGGAGGTGGAGCGGGGCCTGGAGAACAAGTACTTCATCATCGCCACCACCCGCAAACGCCTGTTCCAGTTTGTGGGTAAGGTGGCTGAGGGGTCAGAGCAGCAAGGCTTCAGCTCCATCTTCAGCCAGAACCAGGACCTGCTGCCCAGTTTCCAGGAGTTCCCAGCCAACATGGGCTACAGCGAGATCACCTTCTACACCTCCAAGCTCCGAACCTGCCCTAAGGCGTTCGCCTGGATGATGGGTAATGGAGTTCTTTATGGTCAGCTGGACTATGTCAGGCCTGATTCCCTGCTGAGTGATGTGCAG GTATGGGACTACACCCCGGACATTGACCTTAGTCTCAACAAGCCCATCTCCATTGTGCTGACGCAGTTCCActttctgctgctgctccatGACCGAGTGAAGGCCATCTGCACTCTGAACGGACAGGTGGTATATGAGGATGTGTTCCCAGATAAATTTGGCGCCCTTAAGAAGATGATCAAGGACCCAGTTGGTGGGTTGGTGTGGATCTACACTGAGAGGGCAGTTTTCCGGTACCACATCCAGCGCGAGTCCAGGGACGTGTGGCAGATGTACATGAGCATGACTAAATTTGACCTGGCCAAGGAGTACTGCCGTGACCGGCCGGAGTGCATGGACATGGTGCTGGCCAAGGAGGCGGAGCACTGCTTCCAGAACAAGCGATACCTTGAGAGTGCCAAGTGCTATGCGCTGACACAGAACTACTTTGAAGAGATAGCGCTCAAGTTCATCGAAGCCAAACAAGAGGAAGCCCTAAAGGAGTTCTTACTGAAGAAACTGAATAATTTGAAACCGAGTGAGAGAACGCAGATCACCTTGCTGGTCACCTGGCTAGCCGAGCTCTACCTTAATCGGCTCGGCCAGCTGGAGAGCGATGGTAACAGCGTCATCTTACAGGAGACCCGCGATGAGTTTCGCCAATTCCTCAGCAGCGCCAAGCATAAGGACTGCTTGTTCAACAACCGCAGCACCATCTACGACCTGCTGGCCAGCCACGGCAACGTGGACGACATGGTTTACTTCTCAGTCGTCATGCAGGACTATGAGAGAGTCATATCCCACTACTGCCAACATGACGATTACAGCGCTGCCCTGGACGTGCTTTCCAAGCACTGTGACGAAAAGCTTTTTTACAAGTTCTCTCCCGTCCTCATGCAGCACATTCCCAAAAAAGTGGTCGATGCGTGGATTCAAATGGGCAAGCGGCTGGACCCGAAGAAGCTCATCCCAGCTCTGATGAACTACAGCCAGATGGGCAGCACCCAGCAGATCAGTGAAACCATCCGCTACATGGAGTTCTGTGTGTACGAGCTGACCGTGACAGAGGAGGCCATCCATAATTACCTGCTGTCACTCTATGCCAAGTACAAGCCGGACTCTCTGCTGTGGTATCTGGAGCAGGCAGGTACACACGCCTCAGAGATCCACTATGACCTGAAGTACGCCCTCAGGCTGTGTGCAGAAAATGGCTACCTCCGGGCCTGTGTCCTGGTTTATAGGATTATGGAACTGTATGAGGAGGCAGTGGATCTTGCTTTACAA GTAGACGTAGACTTGGCCAAGTCATGTGCGGACCTGCCTGAAGATGACGAGGAGCTGAGGAAAAAGCTTTGGCTGAAGATCGCCCGGCATGTCGTGCAGGAGGAAAAAGATGTGAAGAAAGCCATGAACTGTCTGTCCAGCTGCAACCTGCTCAAGATCGAAGACATCCTGCCCTTCTTCCCAGACTTTGTCACCATTGACCATTTTAAG GAGGCCATCTGCAGCTCCCTGGAGGAGTACAACCAGCACATCGAGGAGCTGAAGCAGGAAATGGAGGAGGCCACGGAGAGCGCCAAACGCATCAGAGAAGACATCCAGGAAATGAGGAACAAATATGGCGTAGTGGATTCCCAAGAAAAGTGTGCTTCTTGTGACTTCCCATTGCTCAACAGGCCCTTCTATCTGTTCCTATGTGGACACATGTTCCACTATGACTGCCTGTTCCAG GAGGTGACCCCTCACCTGACGGTCTATAAGCAGAGTCGtctggaggagctgcagaaaaAGCTGGCCGCAACCACGCAATCGTCCAAGTCACGCCACCGCCCGGCACCCAAGGACGAAGGAGACACTTCCAGCCTGGGAAAGGGCAATGCAGGCACAAGCCGCGAGCAGATAAAATCAGACATGGATGACATCATTGCATCTGAATGCGTGTACTGCGGCGAACTGATGATCAAGTCCATCGACAAGCCTTTCATTGATCCACAGAAATTTGAGGATGAAAAATCCAGCTGGCTATGA
- the rhov gene encoding rho-related GTP-binding protein RhoV has product MPPRMDYFYHESRVPSNCGLTREDELEPGVISCMLVGDGAVGKTSMIVSYTSNGYPTEYQQTGFDVFSGQVQVEGSPVKVQLLDTAGQEEFDGFRALSYAHTDVFILCFSMVNPTSFHNITKKWVPEIRAHNPSSPIILVGTQSDLLLDVNVLINLDRSNVKPILSSRARSMAEKIRATDYVECSSLTQKNLKEAFDAAIFAAIKNKTRKTKKRRFSDRRTKAFSRCSWKKFFCFI; this is encoded by the exons ATGCCACCTCGAATGGATTACTTTTACCACGAATCCCGAGTCCCTTCCAATTGCGGGCTGACCCGGGAAGATGAGCTGGAGCCCGGGGTCATCAGCTGTATGCTGGTCGGAGACGGAGCCGTCGGGAAGACCAGCATGATTGTCAGCTACACCTCCAATGGATACCCGACAGAATACCAACAGACCGGCTTTGATGTCTTCTCTG GTCAGGTCCAAGTAGAAGGATCTCCAGTTAAAGTTCAGCTTCTGGACACTGCTGGACAG GAAGAGTTTGATGGATTCAGAGCTCTGTCCTATGCCCACACGGACGTCTTCATCCTGTGCTTCAGCATGGTCAACCCCACCTCGTTTCACAACATAACCAAGAAGTGGGTTCCCGAGATCCGGGCTCATAATCCGTCCTCGCCCATCATTCTTGTTGGGACTCAGTCGGACCTCTTGTTGGACGTGAACGTTCTCATCAACCTGGACAGATCTAATGTCAAACCTATTCTTAGCTCCCGGGCCCGGAGCATGGCGGAGAAGATCAGGGCTACAGACTATGTAGAGTGTTCGTCACTCACGCAAAAGAACTTGAAGGAGGCGTTTGATGCGGCCATCTTTGCtgccattaaaaacaaaacccgCAAGACTAAGAAGAGGAGGTTTTCTGACAGACGCACTAAAGCTTTCTCAAGGTGCAGCTGGAAGAAGTTCTTCTGCTTCATCTGA